From the Streptomyces sp. SN-593 genome, the window GGGCCGTTCCGCCGGGCGTGAGGGCGTCGTCGGGCCGGGCGGATGGGCAGCGTCGGGCCGGGCGTGAGGGCGTCGTCGGGCCGGGCGGGTGGGCAGCGTCAGGCCGGGCGGGTGGCGCCGGCGAAGGGCATCTCGGAGATCGGGGCGATCCGGACCGCGGCGCCCGGGTGCGGGGCGTGGATCATCTCGCCGTGTCCGATGTAGATCCCCACGTGGGAGACGCCGGAGTAGAAGAACACCAGGTCGCCCGGGCGCAGCGCGGACCGCGGCACGCGGGTCCCGGCGTTGATCTGGGTGTAGGTGGTGCGCGGCAGGGAAACGCCGGCGGCCTTCCACGCGGCCTGGGTGAGCCCCGAGCAGTCGTACGCGCCGGGGCCGGTGGCGCCCCACACGTAGGGCCGTCCGATGGCCCGGTAGGCGAAGGCGACGGCCCGCGCGGCGCGCGCGGAGGGCGCCGGGTCGGCGTCGAGCCGTGCGCGGGAGGTGCCGCGGGTGGCGGCACCTCCCGAGTGCCGGGCGGTGCCGCCCGAGCCGTCGGAGGCGTCGACGGCCGCGCGCTGGGCCGGGGTGAGCGACGCGAGCAGGGCCTGCGCCGCGTGCAGCGCGCTCTGCACGGTCCGCTTGCGGTCGGCGAGTCGCCCCTGCGCGGCCTTGAGGGCGGCGAGCCGGCCGTTCGCCTCGGTACGGGTCTGCTCGATGTCGCGCCGCTCACCGGCGAGCCGGGACAGCGCCGCGGCCTGCCGGTCGCCGATCCGGTCCAGCGCGCCGGCCTGGGCGAGGTACGTCTCCGGCGAGGAGCTGAGCGCGAGTTGGAGCGTGGGGTCGAGCGTGCCCGAGCGGTACTGCGCGGCCGCGACCGCGCCCAGCGTGTCGCGGGTGGTGTCGAGCCGCGCGGTCTTGCGGGCCAGTTCGTCCTGGAGGCCGTCCACCGCCGCGCGGGCGGCGCCGACCTGCTGCCGCGCGCCGTCGTACTGCTGCGTGGCCGTCTC encodes:
- a CDS encoding C40 family peptidase, giving the protein MVLVSAASVGALGGNAQAAPGPGGGPVTAGPDGAAATPATPAAIRARVDALYRRAETATQQYDGARQQVGAARAAVDGLQDELARKTARLDTTRDTLGAVAAAQYRSGTLDPTLQLALSSSPETYLAQAGALDRIGDRQAAALSRLAGERRDIEQTRTEANGRLAALKAAQGRLADRKRTVQSALHAAQALLASLTPAQRAAVDASDGSGGTARHSGGAATRGTSRARLDADPAPSARAARAVAFAYRAIGRPYVWGATGPGAYDCSGLTQAAWKAAGVSLPRTTYTQINAGTRVPRSALRPGDLVFFYSGVSHVGIYIGHGEMIHAPHPGAAVRIAPISEMPFAGATRPA